A genomic window from Micromonospora ferruginea includes:
- a CDS encoding amino-acid N-acetyltransferase — MSGDEIVVRRARTADVRGIRRLVDTYTDDRRLLSKATVTLYEDVQEFRVAATPDGTVVGCGALHVMWEDLAEIRTVAVDPSCRGRRLGHRIVGELIDAARELGVARIFVLTFETGFFGGFGFREIDGAPVPQPVYEQLLRSYDEGVAEFLDLERVKPNTLGNTRMLLRL; from the coding sequence ATGAGCGGCGACGAGATCGTGGTCCGCCGGGCCCGGACCGCCGACGTGCGCGGCATCCGCCGGCTGGTGGACACCTACACCGACGACCGGCGGCTGCTCAGCAAGGCGACCGTGACGCTCTACGAGGACGTGCAGGAGTTCCGGGTCGCGGCGACGCCGGACGGCACGGTGGTCGGCTGCGGGGCGCTGCACGTGATGTGGGAGGACCTGGCCGAGATCCGCACGGTGGCGGTCGACCCGTCCTGCCGGGGGCGGCGGCTCGGGCACCGGATCGTCGGCGAGCTGATCGACGCGGCGCGTGAGCTGGGTGTCGCCCGGATCTTCGTGCTCACGTTCGAGACCGGGTTCTTCGGCGGGTTCGGCTTCCGCGAGATCGACGGCGCCCCGGTGCCGCAGCCGGTCTACGAGCAGCTCCTGCGCTCCTACGACGAGGGTGTCGCCGAGTTCCTCGACCTGGAGCGGGTGAAGCCCAACACGCTCGGCAACACCCGGATGCTGCTGCGCCTGTGA
- a CDS encoding DUF501 domain-containing protein, which produces MSVVPPQDPAADSVPPPERQPATEADLAAVAAQLGRAPRGTRAVAHRCPCGLPDVVETTPRLADGTPFPTLFYLTCPRATAACSRLESAGLMKEMADRLAEDPELAARYRAAHEDYLGRRDAIGVVPEIAGISAGGMPGRVKCLHVHLGHALAAGPGVNPFGDETLALVEKWWAAGPCVDVPTAQ; this is translated from the coding sequence GTGAGCGTCGTACCACCGCAGGATCCGGCGGCGGACTCCGTACCCCCGCCGGAGCGCCAGCCGGCCACCGAGGCCGACCTGGCCGCGGTGGCCGCCCAGCTCGGACGCGCGCCGCGCGGCACCCGGGCGGTGGCCCACCGGTGCCCGTGCGGCCTGCCCGACGTGGTGGAGACGACGCCCCGGCTGGCCGACGGCACGCCCTTCCCGACGCTGTTCTACCTGACCTGCCCGCGGGCCACCGCGGCGTGCAGCCGGCTGGAGTCGGCCGGGCTGATGAAGGAGATGGCCGACCGGCTCGCCGAGGATCCGGAGCTGGCCGCCCGCTACCGGGCCGCGCACGAGGACTACCTGGGCCGCCGGGACGCGATCGGCGTGGTGCCGGAGATCGCCGGCATCTCGGCCGGCGGGATGCCCGGCCGGGTGAAGTGCCTGCACGTGCATCTCGGTCACGCGTTGGCCGCCGGGCCGGGGGTGAACCCGTTCGGCGACGAGACGCTGGCGCTGGTGGAGAAGTGGTGGGCCGCCGGCCCCTGCGTGGACGTGCCCACGGCCCAGTGA
- a CDS encoding FtsB family cell division protein — MQQRRTPGGQRPARRPGQAGRSGGARVRSTARDGVRAEARAAGRSPGASRATEGVRAANRPGSPRRSAAGGPVKRLTAPQPRRFTGRATVLFAVLIALALAYTYPVRVYLDQQADIERMEASQASQRAEIDRLTAEAAKWKDPEYVKTQARERFFMGKPGETLLVVLSDPDGAAKDAGRGAKPGPPKPPDPWYDTLWSSVQAANAERPDK, encoded by the coding sequence ATGCAGCAGCGCCGCACACCGGGTGGCCAGCGGCCCGCCCGTCGGCCGGGTCAGGCCGGTCGGTCGGGCGGTGCCCGGGTCCGGTCCACGGCCCGCGACGGCGTCCGTGCGGAGGCGCGCGCCGCCGGGCGGTCACCCGGGGCGTCCCGCGCCACCGAGGGCGTACGCGCCGCGAACCGTCCGGGCTCGCCCCGGCGAAGCGCGGCCGGCGGCCCGGTCAAGCGGCTCACCGCACCCCAACCCCGGCGCTTCACCGGGCGCGCCACCGTGCTGTTCGCGGTGCTGATCGCGCTCGCCCTGGCGTACACCTATCCGGTGAGGGTCTACCTGGACCAGCAGGCCGACATCGAGCGGATGGAGGCTTCCCAGGCGTCGCAGCGGGCGGAGATCGACCGGCTGACCGCCGAGGCGGCCAAGTGGAAGGACCCGGAGTACGTCAAGACGCAGGCCCGGGAGCGGTTCTTCATGGGCAAGCCCGGCGAGACCCTGCTGGTGGTGCTCTCCGACCCGGACGGCGCCGCCAAGGACGCCGGCAGGGGCGCGAAGCCGGGGCCGCCGAAGCCGCCCGACCCCTGGTACGACACCCTGTGGTCGAGCGTGCAGGCGGCCAACGCCGAGCGCCCCGACAAGTGA
- the eno gene encoding phosphopyruvate hydratase — MATIEGIVAREILDSRGNPTVEVEVGLDDGTIARAAVPSGASTGAFEAVELRDGDKDRYLGKGVEKAVSNIEDRIVDQLIGYEASEQRLIDQKMIDIDGSDNKGELGANAILGVSLAVAKAAAGSAELSLFRYLGGPNAHLLPVPMMNILNGGAHADSNVDIQEFMIAPIGAPTFRDAVRSGAEVYHALKSVLKKKDLSTGLGDEGGFAPNLPTNAAALDLIAEAVEKAGYRLGTDIVFALDVAATEFFDNGTYTFEGSAKSAEEMSNYYTKLAGDYPIVSIEDPLAEDDWSGWATLTAALGDRIQIVGDDLFVTNPQRIARGIAERAANAVLVKVNQIGSLTETLDAVDLAHRAGFTCMMSHRSGETEDTTIADLAVATGCGQIKTGAPARSDRVAKYNQLLRIEEELADAARYAGAGAFPRYRSA, encoded by the coding sequence GTGGCAACCATCGAGGGAATTGTCGCCCGGGAGATCCTGGACTCGCGGGGCAACCCGACGGTCGAGGTCGAGGTCGGGCTCGACGACGGCACGATCGCCCGCGCCGCGGTGCCGTCCGGCGCCTCCACCGGCGCGTTCGAGGCGGTCGAGCTGCGCGACGGCGACAAGGACCGCTACCTGGGCAAGGGTGTCGAGAAGGCCGTCTCCAACATCGAGGACCGGATCGTCGACCAGCTCATCGGCTACGAGGCCAGTGAGCAGCGGCTGATCGACCAGAAGATGATCGACATCGACGGCTCGGACAACAAGGGCGAGCTGGGCGCGAACGCCATCCTCGGCGTCTCGCTGGCCGTGGCGAAGGCCGCCGCCGGCAGCGCCGAGCTGAGCCTCTTCCGCTACCTGGGCGGCCCCAACGCGCACCTGCTCCCGGTGCCGATGATGAACATCCTCAACGGTGGCGCGCACGCCGACTCGAACGTCGACATCCAGGAGTTCATGATCGCGCCGATCGGCGCGCCGACGTTCCGGGACGCGGTCCGCTCCGGCGCCGAGGTCTACCACGCGCTGAAGTCGGTGCTGAAGAAGAAGGACCTGTCGACCGGCCTCGGCGACGAGGGCGGCTTCGCCCCGAACCTGCCGACCAACGCCGCCGCGCTGGACCTGATCGCCGAGGCGGTCGAGAAGGCCGGCTACCGGCTCGGCACCGACATCGTCTTCGCGCTCGACGTGGCCGCCACCGAGTTCTTCGACAACGGCACCTACACGTTCGAGGGCAGCGCGAAGAGCGCCGAGGAGATGAGCAACTACTACACCAAGCTCGCCGGCGACTACCCGATCGTGTCCATCGAGGACCCGCTGGCCGAGGACGACTGGAGCGGCTGGGCCACGCTGACCGCCGCGCTCGGCGACCGGATCCAGATCGTCGGCGACGACCTGTTCGTGACGAACCCGCAGCGCATCGCCCGGGGCATCGCCGAGCGGGCCGCCAACGCGGTGCTGGTCAAGGTCAACCAGATCGGCTCGCTGACCGAGACGCTCGACGCGGTGGACCTGGCCCACCGGGCCGGCTTCACGTGCATGATGAGCCACCGGTCCGGCGAGACGGAGGACACCACCATCGCCGACCTGGCGGTCGCCACCGGCTGCGGCCAGATCAAGACCGGCGCCCCGGCCCGCTCGGACCGGGTCGCCAAGTACAACCAGCTCCTGCGGATCGAGGAGGAGCTGGCCGACGCGGCGCGGTACGCCGGCGCCGGCGCGTTCCCGCGTTACCGTTCGGCCTGA
- a CDS encoding DUF885 domain-containing protein has product MEAFVPLAERIVEALLESRPGLATAAGDHRYDDRLPDLSADALAADQAMLKDAADALSEIDPDVLDVDEGVDHALLSSLVDRGLFEATEIRSHEWDPLRHNPGPLLHALLARPYAPVDERLTHLAGRLDAVPDALATARATLRDMPRVHAETAVGQFAGAAALVRDEVPALLAQAPALRDRVGPAATAAVAALDEFVAWLRAGLAADAGPGRDPRLGRRRWEARLWHTLDTELGAAEVQRRAWANLDRVTDEIRAAAVELVGGPADDETVRRALDLLAAEHPDDATIVDLASVTLDEATDFVRHHDLVSLVADPCVIQEMPEFARGVAVAYCDSPGPLETADVPTFYCIAPTPADWPARRVESFYREYNDHMIRNLTVHEAMPGHFLQLAHARRYAGPTRVRALTESGVFIEGWAVYTEELMAGLGFGGLPVRLQQLKMQLRMTINALLDQLVHCDDLPEADAMALMTGRGFQEEGEAAGKWRRALLTSTQLSTYFVGYSEMAGIAGARPDGVPVRDWHDAMLSHDCPPPRHLRTLLGLGG; this is encoded by the coding sequence ATGGAAGCGTTCGTGCCGCTCGCGGAGCGGATCGTGGAGGCGTTGCTGGAGAGCCGGCCCGGGTTGGCCACCGCCGCCGGGGACCACCGCTACGACGACCGCCTGCCCGACCTCTCCGCCGACGCCCTCGCCGCCGACCAGGCGATGCTGAAGGACGCGGCCGATGCCCTCTCCGAGATCGACCCGGACGTGCTCGACGTCGACGAGGGCGTGGACCACGCGCTGCTCAGCAGCCTGGTCGACCGGGGGCTGTTCGAGGCCACCGAGATCCGCAGCCACGAGTGGGATCCGCTGCGGCACAACCCGGGTCCGCTGCTGCACGCGTTGCTGGCCCGCCCCTACGCCCCGGTCGACGAGCGGCTGACCCACCTCGCCGGGCGCCTCGACGCCGTACCGGATGCGCTGGCGACCGCGCGCGCGACGCTGCGGGACATGCCGCGGGTCCACGCCGAGACGGCGGTGGGGCAGTTCGCCGGCGCGGCGGCGCTGGTCCGCGACGAGGTGCCGGCGTTGCTCGCGCAGGCGCCGGCGTTGCGTGACCGGGTGGGCCCGGCGGCCACCGCCGCGGTCGCCGCGCTTGACGAGTTCGTGGCGTGGCTGCGGGCCGGGCTGGCGGCGGACGCCGGCCCGGGGCGTGACCCGCGGCTGGGGCGGCGGCGCTGGGAGGCGCGGCTGTGGCACACGCTCGACACCGAGCTGGGCGCCGCCGAGGTGCAGCGCCGCGCCTGGGCCAACCTCGACCGGGTCACCGACGAGATCCGGGCGGCGGCGGTCGAGCTGGTCGGTGGTCCGGCCGACGACGAGACGGTACGCCGCGCACTGGACCTGCTCGCCGCCGAGCACCCGGACGACGCCACCATCGTGGACCTCGCGTCGGTCACGCTGGACGAGGCCACCGACTTCGTCCGCCACCACGACCTGGTGAGCCTGGTCGCGGATCCGTGCGTGATCCAGGAGATGCCGGAGTTCGCCCGGGGCGTGGCGGTGGCCTACTGCGACTCGCCGGGGCCGCTGGAGACGGCGGACGTGCCGACGTTCTACTGCATCGCGCCCACCCCGGCGGACTGGCCGGCGCGGCGGGTGGAGTCGTTCTACCGGGAATACAACGACCACATGATCCGCAACCTGACCGTGCACGAGGCGATGCCGGGTCACTTCCTGCAGCTCGCCCACGCCCGCCGCTACGCCGGTCCGACGCGGGTGCGCGCGCTCACCGAGTCCGGGGTGTTCATCGAGGGGTGGGCGGTCTACACCGAGGAGCTGATGGCCGGGCTGGGCTTCGGTGGGCTGCCGGTGCGGTTGCAGCAGCTCAAGATGCAGCTCCGGATGACCATCAACGCGCTGCTCGACCAGCTCGTGCACTGCGACGACCTGCCCGAGGCCGACGCGATGGCGCTGATGACCGGGCGGGGCTTCCAGGAGGAGGGCGAGGCGGCCGGCAAGTGGCGGCGCGCGTTGCTCACCTCGACGCAGCTCTCCACCTACTTCGTCGGCTACAGCGAGATGGCCGGGATCGCCGGCGCCCGGCCGGACGGCGTGCCGGTGCGCGACTGGCACGACGCGATGCTGTCGCACGACTGCCCGCCGCCGCGCCACCTGCGCACCCTGCTGGGGCTGGGCGGGTGA
- the mfd gene encoding transcription-repair coupling factor, whose protein sequence is MLTGLFAAALADPGLARARDLARSGAAQVDGLDLTAPAALRPFAVAAVAADEQGAGRPVLAVTATTREADDLVSALGSLLPPEQVAVFPSWETLPHERLSPRSDTVGRRLAVLRRLAHPDSADAHGRTGPLRVVVAPVRSLLQPQLKGLGDLEPVQLAAGEEADLEEVARRLTDMAYARVDLVTKRGEFAVRGGILDVFPPTDEHPSRVEFWGDEVEEIRTFAVADQRTIEGVPQLWAPPCRELLLTPSVRQRAAALAAEHPELAEILDKLAEGIPVEGMESLAPALIGDDALELLVDCMPAGTHVLLCDPERIRTRAHDLVRTSEEFLQASWAAAAVGGQAPVDLGAAAFKTLAEVRAQARALRQPWWTLAPFGLVEADAAPARQPWEDAPAEVDVTPDDAIAVSLAAQPAPLYHGETARVVDDLKRWAGEGWSIALVFEGHGPAQRAVEVLRDAGLGARLTEEVPTAPAPGEVLVSCGCLTAGFVDEASKFVLLTGDDVTGGRGTSTRDMRKMPSRRRNTIDPLELKAGDFVVHEQHGIGRYVELVQRTVNGASREYLVIEYAASKRGQPGDRLFVPTDQLDQLSRYVGGEQPTLHKMGGSDWQKSKARARKAVREIAAQLIQLYAARKASKGHNFGPDTPWQRELEDAFPWQETPDQMAAIEEVKRDMEQTVPMDRLICGDVGYGKTEIAVRAAFKAVQDGKQVAVLVPTTLLVQQHYNTFAERMSQFPVNIRQLSRFQTPKESERTLEMVADGSVDIVIGTHRLLQAATRFKSLGLVIIDEEQRFGVEHKEHLKTLRASVDVLAMSATPIPRTLEMAITGIREMSTIATPPEERHPVLTFVGAYDDRQVAASIHRELLRDGQVFYLHNRVESIDKAARRIRELVPEARVAVAHGQMGEEALEKVMVGFWEKEFDVLVCTTIVESGIDIPNANTLIVERADLLGLAQLHQIRGRVGRGRERAYAYFLYPPEKPLTENAHERLATIAQHTELGAGMYVAMKDLEIRGAGNLLGGEQSGHIEGVGFDLYVRMVGEAVSAFKGESTEEEVDVKIDLPIDAHLPHDYVGVERLRLEMYRKLAEARDAERLHEVVAEMTDRYGEPPAPVQNLVAVARFRLLARRYGLTDVSMQGKHIRFGPLPLPDSKQMRLKRYHPDSVYKQAADQVSVPRPSTRRIGGEPLRDQALLEWCAQLLSDVLGEPAAAQPAGAGAR, encoded by the coding sequence ATGCTCACCGGACTCTTCGCCGCCGCCCTGGCCGACCCCGGGCTGGCCCGGGCGCGTGACCTGGCGCGCTCCGGTGCCGCGCAGGTCGACGGCCTCGACCTCACCGCCCCCGCCGCGCTGCGCCCGTTCGCGGTCGCGGCGGTGGCTGCCGACGAACAAGGTGCCGGCCGACCCGTGCTCGCGGTGACCGCCACCACCCGCGAGGCCGACGACCTGGTCTCCGCGCTGGGCAGCCTGCTGCCGCCGGAGCAGGTCGCCGTCTTCCCGTCCTGGGAGACGCTGCCGCACGAGCGCCTGTCGCCCCGCTCCGACACGGTCGGGCGGCGCCTCGCCGTGCTGCGCCGGCTGGCCCACCCCGACTCGGCCGACGCGCACGGCCGCACCGGCCCGCTGCGGGTGGTCGTGGCGCCCGTCCGGTCGCTGCTCCAGCCGCAGCTCAAGGGCCTCGGCGACCTGGAGCCGGTGCAGCTCGCCGCCGGCGAGGAGGCCGACCTGGAGGAGGTGGCCCGCCGGCTCACCGACATGGCGTACGCCCGGGTCGACCTGGTCACCAAGCGTGGTGAGTTCGCCGTGCGCGGCGGCATCCTCGACGTCTTCCCGCCCACCGACGAGCACCCGTCCCGGGTCGAGTTCTGGGGCGACGAGGTGGAGGAGATCCGCACCTTCGCCGTCGCCGACCAGCGCACCATCGAGGGCGTACCGCAGCTCTGGGCGCCGCCCTGCCGCGAGCTGCTGCTCACCCCGTCGGTGCGGCAGCGGGCCGCCGCGCTCGCCGCCGAGCACCCCGAGCTGGCCGAGATCCTCGACAAGCTGGCCGAGGGCATCCCGGTCGAGGGCATGGAGTCGCTGGCCCCGGCGCTGATCGGCGACGACGCGCTGGAGCTGCTGGTCGACTGCATGCCGGCCGGCACCCACGTGCTGCTCTGCGACCCGGAGCGCATCCGCACCCGGGCGCACGACCTGGTCCGTACCTCGGAGGAGTTCCTCCAGGCGAGCTGGGCCGCGGCCGCCGTCGGTGGCCAGGCCCCGGTCGACCTCGGCGCCGCCGCCTTCAAGACCCTGGCCGAGGTACGCGCGCAAGCCCGCGCCCTGCGCCAGCCCTGGTGGACGCTCGCCCCGTTCGGCCTGGTGGAAGCCGACGCCGCGCCGGCCCGGCAGCCCTGGGAGGACGCGCCGGCCGAGGTCGACGTCACCCCCGACGACGCCATCGCGGTGAGCCTGGCCGCCCAGCCCGCCCCGCTCTACCACGGCGAGACCGCCCGGGTGGTCGACGACCTGAAGCGCTGGGCCGGCGAGGGCTGGTCGATCGCGCTGGTCTTCGAGGGCCACGGTCCCGCCCAGCGGGCCGTCGAGGTGCTCCGCGACGCCGGCCTCGGCGCCCGGCTCACCGAGGAGGTGCCCACCGCGCCGGCGCCCGGCGAGGTGCTCGTCTCCTGCGGCTGCCTGACCGCCGGCTTCGTCGACGAGGCGTCGAAGTTCGTGCTGCTGACCGGCGACGACGTCACCGGCGGCCGGGGCACCTCGACCCGCGACATGCGCAAGATGCCCAGCCGGCGGCGCAACACCATCGACCCGCTGGAGCTGAAGGCCGGCGACTTCGTCGTGCACGAGCAGCACGGCATCGGCCGCTACGTCGAGCTGGTGCAGCGCACCGTCAACGGCGCCAGCCGCGAATACCTGGTCATCGAATACGCGGCGAGCAAGCGCGGCCAGCCCGGCGACCGCCTCTTCGTCCCCACCGACCAGCTCGACCAGCTCTCCCGCTACGTCGGCGGCGAGCAGCCCACGCTGCACAAGATGGGCGGCTCGGACTGGCAGAAGTCCAAGGCCCGGGCCCGCAAGGCGGTCCGCGAGATCGCCGCGCAGCTCATCCAGCTCTACGCCGCCCGCAAGGCGTCCAAGGGGCACAACTTCGGCCCGGACACCCCGTGGCAGCGGGAGTTGGAGGACGCGTTCCCCTGGCAGGAGACGCCGGACCAGATGGCCGCCATCGAGGAGGTCAAGCGGGACATGGAGCAGACCGTCCCGATGGACCGGCTGATCTGCGGCGACGTCGGCTACGGCAAGACCGAGATCGCGGTGCGGGCGGCGTTCAAGGCGGTGCAGGACGGCAAGCAGGTGGCCGTGCTGGTGCCCACCACGCTGCTGGTGCAGCAGCACTACAACACGTTCGCCGAGCGGATGAGCCAGTTCCCGGTGAACATCCGGCAGCTCTCCCGGTTCCAGACGCCGAAGGAGTCCGAGCGGACGCTGGAGATGGTCGCCGACGGCAGCGTCGACATCGTCATCGGCACCCACCGGCTGCTCCAGGCGGCCACCCGGTTCAAGTCTCTCGGGCTGGTCATCATCGACGAGGAGCAGCGCTTCGGCGTCGAGCACAAGGAGCACCTGAAGACGCTGCGCGCCTCGGTCGACGTGCTCGCCATGTCGGCCACCCCGATCCCACGGACTCTGGAGATGGCGATCACCGGCATCCGGGAGATGTCCACCATCGCCACCCCGCCGGAGGAGCGGCACCCGGTGCTCACGTTCGTCGGGGCGTACGACGACCGGCAGGTGGCCGCGTCCATCCACCGCGAGCTGCTCCGCGACGGGCAGGTCTTCTACCTGCACAACCGGGTCGAGTCGATCGACAAGGCGGCGCGGCGGATCCGCGAGCTGGTGCCCGAGGCCCGGGTCGCGGTGGCGCACGGCCAGATGGGCGAGGAAGCGCTGGAGAAGGTGATGGTCGGCTTCTGGGAGAAGGAGTTCGACGTCCTGGTCTGCACCACGATCGTGGAGTCCGGCATCGACATCCCGAACGCCAACACGCTGATCGTGGAGCGCGCCGACCTGCTCGGCCTGGCCCAGCTCCACCAGATCCGCGGCCGGGTCGGCCGGGGCCGCGAGCGGGCGTACGCCTACTTCCTCTATCCGCCGGAGAAGCCGCTCACCGAGAACGCGCACGAGCGGCTGGCCACCATCGCCCAGCACACCGAGCTGGGCGCCGGCATGTACGTGGCGATGAAGGACCTGGAGATCCGGGGCGCCGGCAACCTGCTCGGCGGCGAGCAGTCCGGCCACATCGAGGGCGTCGGCTTCGACCTGTACGTGCGGATGGTCGGCGAGGCCGTCTCCGCGTTCAAGGGCGAGAGCACCGAGGAGGAGGTCGACGTCAAGATCGACCTGCCGATCGACGCGCACCTGCCGCACGACTACGTCGGGGTGGAGCGGCTGCGGCTGGAGATGTACCGCAAGCTCGCCGAGGCCCGCGACGCCGAGCGGCTGCACGAGGTGGTGGCCGAGATGACCGACCGCTACGGCGAGCCGCCCGCGCCGGTGCAGAACCTGGTGGCGGTGGCCCGGTTCCGGCTGCTGGCCCGCCGCTACGGCCTCACCGACGTGTCGATGCAGGGCAAGCACATCCGGTTCGGTCCGTTGCCGCTGCCCGACTCGAAGCAGATGCGGCTCAAGCGCTACCACCCGGACTCGGTCTACAAGCAGGCGGCCGACCAGGTCAGCGTGCCCCGGCCGAGCACCCGCCGGATCGGCGGCGAGCCGCTGCGCGACCAGGCACTGCTGGAGTGGTGCGCCCAGCTCCTCTCCGACGTCCTCGGCGAACCGGCGGCGGCGCAGCCGGCCGGGGCGGGTGCGCGGTGA
- a CDS encoding cyclase family protein — MVEYRAVFDAEVVFANGGGLRTDGFRLDVPDPEVTDDELAALLVRHLGLLMVGEVRISNRSVVEEPHKGGRGVATAPTGGGRRLVELSHEITDGMVTLPDLPAPRITDWLSREASRQRYAPGVEFHIARIDMIANTGTYVDTPSHRFAAAPDLAGVPLDRLADLPALVVRVPAGTRAVDRLLLAPYQVAGRAVLLHTGWDAHFGTDAYAAPDAPYLTGDGASWLVDAGAALVGIDSINIDDMTPAAAGERPAHTALLAAGIPIVEHLTGLGALPPTGFRFTAAPPRVAGMGTFPVRAFAVVDARPPSTSVDR; from the coding sequence ATGGTCGAGTATCGGGCGGTCTTCGACGCCGAGGTGGTCTTCGCCAACGGTGGGGGCCTGCGCACCGACGGTTTCCGGCTGGACGTCCCCGACCCCGAGGTCACCGACGACGAGCTGGCCGCGCTGCTCGTACGGCACCTCGGGCTGCTCATGGTCGGCGAGGTGCGGATCAGCAACCGGAGCGTGGTGGAGGAGCCGCACAAGGGCGGACGCGGCGTGGCGACCGCCCCGACCGGCGGCGGGCGGCGGCTGGTCGAGCTGAGCCACGAGATCACCGACGGCATGGTCACCCTCCCCGACCTGCCGGCCCCCCGGATCACCGACTGGCTGAGCCGGGAGGCGTCCCGACAGCGGTACGCACCGGGCGTCGAGTTCCACATCGCCCGCATCGACATGATCGCCAACACCGGCACGTACGTCGACACGCCGTCGCACCGCTTCGCCGCCGCCCCCGACCTGGCCGGGGTGCCGCTGGACCGGCTGGCCGACCTGCCCGCCCTGGTGGTCCGCGTGCCCGCCGGCACCCGAGCGGTGGACCGCCTGCTGCTCGCCCCCTATCAGGTGGCCGGGCGGGCGGTGCTGCTGCACACCGGCTGGGACGCGCACTTCGGCACCGACGCCTACGCCGCACCGGACGCGCCCTACCTGACCGGCGACGGCGCCTCCTGGCTGGTCGACGCCGGCGCGGCGCTGGTCGGCATCGACTCGATCAACATCGACGACATGACCCCGGCGGCGGCCGGCGAGCGCCCCGCGCACACCGCGCTGCTGGCCGCCGGCATCCCGATCGTGGAGCACCTGACCGGCCTCGGCGCGCTGCCACCGACCGGTTTCCGGTTCACCGCCGCCCCGCCGAGGGTGGCCGGCATGGGCACCTTCCCGGTTCGCGCCTTCGCCGTCGTCGACGCCCGACCACCCTCAACCTCCGTCGATCGGTGA
- a CDS encoding winged helix-turn-helix domain-containing protein encodes MNTPKYEQVASAIRNQIQAGTLKPGDQLPTTQGLIETYGVSYGSVRTALLILKAEGLIEGRQGEGVFVRGQ; translated from the coding sequence GTGAACACACCCAAGTACGAGCAGGTGGCGTCGGCCATCCGCAATCAGATCCAAGCGGGCACCTTGAAGCCAGGTGATCAGCTACCCACGACGCAGGGGCTGATCGAAACCTATGGCGTCTCCTACGGATCGGTCCGCACCGCCCTGCTGATCCTCAAGGCCGAGGGGCTTATCGAGGGTCGACAGGGCGAGGGGGTGTTCGTGCGCGGTCAGTAG